In Falco naumanni isolate bFalNau1 chromosome 5, bFalNau1.pat, whole genome shotgun sequence, the following are encoded in one genomic region:
- the MRPS33 gene encoding 28S ribosomal protein S33, mitochondrial isoform X1: protein MRRRRPAAVPCRAARSGRGSARGRAGPGGRCVCLCVPTIPLEMSNVSNYALRMARLSSQIFGEVVRPTDSKSMKVVKLFSEQPLAKRKEVYSWYPPHNTYYALMKKLRYFGLYRDEHQDFKEEMRRLKKLRGKEKPKKGEGKRALKKK from the exons ATGCGCCGCCGCCGTCCTgcagccgtgccgtgccgtgctgcGCGCTCCGGCCGCGGGTcagcgcggggccgggccgggccggggg GAAGGTGTGTCTGTCTATGTGTGCCCACTATTCCTTTGGAAATGTCCAATGTTTCTAATTACGCCCTTCGAATGGCCCGGCTGAGTTCTCAGATATTTGGAGAAGTTGTCAGGCCAACTGACTCAAAATCTATGAAAGTAGTGAAGTTATTCAGTGAGCAGCCTTTGGCCAAGCGGAAGGAGGTCTACAGCTGGTATCCTCCTCACAACACCTACTATGCCCTCATGAAGAAACTCCGTTACTTTGGTCTCTACAG GGATGAGCATCAAGACTTTAAGGAGGAGATGAGGCGATTGAAAAAGCTCCGTGGGAAGGAAAAACCgaagaagggagaaggaaagagagctCTCAAGAAGAAATAG
- the MRPS33 gene encoding 28S ribosomal protein S33, mitochondrial isoform X2 yields the protein MSNVSNYALRMARLSSQIFGEVVRPTDSKSMKVVKLFSEQPLAKRKEVYSWYPPHNTYYALMKKLRYFGLYRDEHQDFKEEMRRLKKLRGKEKPKKGEGKRALKKK from the exons ATGTCCAATGTTTCTAATTACGCCCTTCGAATGGCCCGGCTGAGTTCTCAGATATTTGGAGAAGTTGTCAGGCCAACTGACTCAAAATCTATGAAAGTAGTGAAGTTATTCAGTGAGCAGCCTTTGGCCAAGCGGAAGGAGGTCTACAGCTGGTATCCTCCTCACAACACCTACTATGCCCTCATGAAGAAACTCCGTTACTTTGGTCTCTACAG GGATGAGCATCAAGACTTTAAGGAGGAGATGAGGCGATTGAAAAAGCTCCGTGGGAAGGAAAAACCgaagaagggagaaggaaagagagctCTCAAGAAGAAATAG